The following proteins come from a genomic window of Phnomibacter ginsenosidimutans:
- the hpt gene encoding hypoxanthine phosphoribosyltransferase, translating into MSASVQVLDKSFVPFLDAETIDASIATLAAQIKADYGDKTPLFIAILNGSFMFSSDLFKKLDFPAEICFIKLASYKGTKSSGHVITAIGLDTVIKNRHVIILEDIVDTGKTLSAFLPEIEHQQPASLSICTLLHKPEAQVHPLDLKYIGITIPNKFVVGYGLDYDGFGRNLPEIYQLKD; encoded by the coding sequence ATGTCTGCCAGCGTTCAGGTTCTCGATAAATCTTTTGTACCTTTTTTGGATGCCGAAACCATTGATGCAAGTATTGCTACGCTGGCGGCACAAATCAAAGCAGACTATGGCGACAAAACGCCGTTGTTTATTGCCATCCTGAACGGCTCGTTCATGTTTTCTTCCGATCTGTTTAAGAAGCTCGACTTTCCGGCTGAAATCTGTTTTATCAAACTGGCTTCTTACAAAGGCACCAAGAGCAGCGGCCATGTGATTACGGCTATCGGTTTGGACACAGTGATTAAAAACCGCCACGTCATTATCCTTGAAGACATTGTAGACACCGGCAAAACACTGTCGGCTTTTCTGCCCGAAATAGAACACCAGCAACCGGCCAGCTTGTCTATTTGCACCCTGCTGCACAAGCCCGAGGCGCAGGTGCATCCCCTCGACCTGAAATACATCGGCATTACCATCCCCAACAAATTTGTGGTAGGCTATGGCCTTGATTATGATGGTTTTGGTCGCAATTTGCCTGAAATTTATCAGCTGAAAGACTAA
- a CDS encoding vWA domain-containing protein, whose amino-acid sequence MLHYLQHIGKCVLLCLLLCPAVSHAQSFYFTGGFKDSTGTLIPFVNIKLRSNQLLYQAGSGGEFGISAFVSTDTATCYAEGFDTTQIVLMHGKYQQVVLRYNATMLQKAKLESRLSSLSMAPQQKQHVTEIATGNGESYNEIVPNHFTNTSAFPSVGFVPNNNHASYSNIRRFIAHSTQVPPNAVRIEELWNYFNLQLPQAQPGDSSMGMASALSVCPWNANHLLLMLNVVAPKIPVENLPPANMVFLIDNSGSMEENNRLPLLKNGFKKLVEHLRPQDRVAIVTYGGSPGIMLPPISGQYKDSIRAAIDALIAGGATAGSNGIQLAYELATTNALDSGVNKVILATDGDFNMGITEDEALERLIKAYRHTGVTLSCLGVGMGNYKDSKIEVLAKMGNGNFAYLDTEEEAQKVMVQELTENLYHVAADASIHVYFDSSVMQQYKLVGYDNRKQALANNTLLLNGANIGSGQTIVAMLEIVPKGNASIQTPLQGSWELQYKCLLRDSVQIAHNVPFTAVPMALPLADTAFKKATTLAWYGQLLRQATPQQPVSFTDVMTLAAQCFAAENKSDAGFLQLLQQTQQVYNPAPIQQRWRKKRKTK is encoded by the coding sequence ATGCTACACTACCTGCAACATATCGGTAAATGCGTTTTGCTGTGCCTGCTCCTCTGCCCCGCCGTGAGCCATGCACAGTCATTCTATTTTACAGGTGGTTTCAAAGACAGCACGGGCACCCTCATTCCTTTTGTCAACATCAAACTGCGCAGCAATCAGTTGCTGTATCAGGCCGGCAGTGGTGGCGAGTTTGGCATTTCTGCCTTTGTATCAACGGATACAGCCACCTGCTATGCCGAAGGATTTGACACTACGCAAATAGTATTGATGCACGGCAAATACCAGCAGGTTGTGCTTCGATACAACGCTACCATGCTGCAAAAAGCTAAACTGGAAAGCAGACTATCGAGCCTGAGCATGGCGCCACAGCAAAAACAACATGTCACGGAAATAGCTACGGGCAATGGCGAATCGTACAACGAAATTGTGCCCAATCATTTCACCAATACAAGTGCGTTTCCTTCTGTTGGTTTTGTACCCAACAACAACCATGCATCGTATAGTAATATCCGTCGGTTTATAGCCCACAGCACACAGGTACCGCCCAATGCCGTACGTATAGAAGAACTCTGGAATTATTTTAATCTTCAACTGCCACAGGCACAACCCGGCGACAGCAGCATGGGCATGGCATCTGCATTATCTGTCTGCCCCTGGAATGCCAACCATTTGTTGTTGATGCTAAATGTAGTAGCCCCAAAAATTCCCGTAGAAAATTTACCCCCGGCCAACATGGTTTTTCTGATAGACAACAGCGGTTCCATGGAAGAAAACAACCGCCTGCCTTTGTTGAAGAATGGTTTTAAAAAATTGGTGGAGCATTTGCGGCCGCAAGACAGGGTAGCCATCGTCACTTACGGCGGTTCGCCGGGCATTATGTTGCCACCCATTTCGGGCCAGTATAAAGACAGTATACGTGCTGCTATTGATGCACTCATTGCCGGTGGTGCCACTGCAGGCTCCAATGGCATTCAACTGGCGTATGAACTGGCTACTACCAATGCATTGGATAGCGGCGTCAACAAAGTGATACTGGCTACCGATGGCGATTTCAACATGGGCATCACCGAAGATGAAGCACTGGAAAGACTCATCAAAGCATACAGACATACCGGAGTTACACTCAGTTGTTTGGGTGTGGGCATGGGCAACTATAAAGACAGTAAAATTGAAGTGCTGGCCAAAATGGGCAATGGCAATTTTGCTTACCTCGATACCGAAGAAGAAGCCCAAAAAGTGATGGTACAAGAGCTGACGGAAAACCTCTACCATGTAGCCGCCGACGCCAGCATTCATGTGTATTTCGACAGCAGCGTGATGCAGCAATACAAGCTCGTTGGCTACGACAACAGAAAGCAAGCTTTGGCCAACAATACACTGCTGTTGAATGGCGCCAACATCGGCTCGGGCCAAACCATTGTGGCCATGCTGGAAATAGTACCCAAGGGCAATGCCAGTATTCAAACACCACTGCAAGGCTCCTGGGAATTGCAATACAAGTGCCTGCTGCGGGATAGTGTACAGATTGCCCACAACGTTCCATTTACTGCAGTGCCTATGGCTTTGCCGTTGGCTGATACCGCGTTTAAAAAAGCAACAACCCTGGCCTGGTACGGACAGCTGCTCCGGCAAGCTACGCCACAACAGCCCGTATCTTTTACAGATGTGATGACGCTGGCTGCACAATGCTTTGCCGCCGAGAACAAATCGGATGCAGGCTTTTTACAATTGCTGCAGCAAACACAACAGGTGTACAATCCAGCACCCATTCAACAGCGCTGGCGCAAAAAGCGGAAAACAAAATAG